One part of the Candidatus Bathyarchaeota archaeon genome encodes these proteins:
- a CDS encoding DUF1610 domain-containing protein: MPTCTSCHRIIAPTTEATKFPCPNCGEIIIWRCSKCRKFGRSYRCPKCGFTGP, from the coding sequence ATGCCCACATGCACATCATGCCACAGAATCATAGCCCCAACAACAGAAGCAACAAAATTCCCATGCCCAAACTGCGGAGAAATAATCATATGGCGCTGCTCAAAATGCCGAAAATTCGGAAGATCATACCGCTGCCCAAAATGCGGATTCACAGGTCCATAG